The region CGTGGCCAGCCAGGCACACCTGCCGACATCTACCTGCCAGGTGACAGCATTGGCCCATGGTGTCGGGGGACATGCAGTGGCTCAGCTGTCCCCATGGCACTGGGGACCTGCTGTCTGCTTAGGGAGGGGCTGGCCCATGGGgagccccctccctctccctgtctctgaTCCTATGCTCCTTCCGTTGACCTGCAAAGCACGGCCAGGCCAGGGTTCCATAGTCACCTTGCAGCCCCTGGCTCTTGGGGGCAGCACTTGGCTGAGACCCCTTTTCACCCCGAAACCAGCTCAGCCTTGGGAAGGCGGAAGAGGCTTCTTGTTTAAAGCCAGGCAGGCAGATCTGGTCCCACTGCATCGCTATCTTTCTTCACCTGTGGGCTGTGCCCGGTGCCCCAGCAGCAGGGCCTCTGCCACAGGCAGCTGCAGACAGAAACCTGCCTGTCTGCCCCAGGTTTGACAAGGGCCACTATCCTCCACCACTGGCTGGGGGAGCTGACAGGCTTCATGGTCCCCAGGGAAGGCAGCACGTCTGGGCCAGGGTGCAGGACACAGGCCAGGGCACGAGGTGTGAGCAAGGCTCAAGGGCATGCAGGGCCTCCTCTTCCAGGCTTCTGCTCAGGGCCTTGTGGCCTCAGCTCTGCTCTCTGTTCCTCTGGGTCAAGATCCTCAGTTTTAGGGCCTGGGCCCCAAAGACGGGGGACAGGCATTGGGGGCTCTCAGACATTTGTGCCCGCCACCTGCTGTAACATCCCATGAGGTTCTGTAATCAAGATAAAAAGCCACGTTGCCCTCAGAGAGCCTGGCTCCTACCTTGTGACTGGGAGGCCCCTTCTCACCCCTGATCGGCCCCAGGAGCCACCATTGCCTGGTCCCCTGGTCTGGGCTTGAGAGGCTGTGACATGCTTTGGTCTGAAAGGGCCTCTTGTCCCTGGGCTTCTGGATGAGCAGTGGCCTGTGCAGACAGAGGGTCCAGTCAGAGGACGGGGGGTTACCAGGTGTGAGAAGGGAGGGCAGAGATTGGGTCACTGACATACAAGAGCCTATCCAAAGGAACCTATGGTGAAAGCTGTGTCTGGGACCTTAGGGAAACACAGAATTCCAGCAAGTTCTTTCAGAGGACTTATTATTGCATTAAGATGAAAACCTGGGTGGGAGCAGAGGATCAGAAGAAGGATTCAGCTTCCTGGAGCCACAGGTGTGAGCCCTGCTCCTGCAGGGTGGCCCCTGGGTGCGGCAAGGGGCACCCTGACCCCACACAGCCTCTTTAGGGCCACCTGCACCCCTCAGCCCTCTAGTGGCCCGCGGAGCATTCAGGTGTCAGCAGGTCAGGACAGGCCACAACCAACTGGCCCAGCCCACAGGTGAGACCAGCACCTCTGGCTCTGCCCCCAGGCGGGTGTCTTGGGCTTCCTTTAGCGCCGCACTGGGAGCCGAGACAGTTGGCTGTGGAGGTGGTAGAGGAGAGGCCGCAGGGGCCGAAGGCCGGCCGTGGGGCCTGATGGGACGGCAAGGTCGGGTGCTGTCATGGCTCCTGGGCTCGGCGCCGGCTCAGCGCGCTGCCCACTCTGCAGGGTGGGGCTCATTCTTGATGTcagagcagagaggaggctgTGCCGTTCCATCCTGCATCCGCTCCCCACGAGCATAGCTGCTCAGCACCTGGGGCCGGGCAGGGGTCCTCATGGTCAGGCTCACCTCTTGAGTCACCCACGCCCACACTGGCGCCCTCTGTTCTCCTGCCTTTCTCCCTTAGCGGGAACCCTGCACATCTccacgtctgtgtgtgtgtttcagaatGGGGGGACACACTCGGTCTCCACAATTGCACAGCGCCCCCTGGTGGATGGAGCATAATTAGTAAAGCTACTGTCCCCTGTGGATGGGAAAAAAGGAGGTGGGAGGAAATCCATAGAACGGTGAAATCCTTAGATGCGTGGCATCCCAGCAACCTTGAGGGTGGCGGCCCTTCCCGAACCTCACCCTCCCCCGGGTTCTGCCGGCCCCAACACGTCCCACCCTGGGCTGAGTTCCTCTGCATAGCACTGAGCCCAGTGCTGTTTCTCAGATGTTTTCGGCGTGTCTTTTTTTCCGTGTCAGCACATCTGTTTGTGCGGGCATTTGTTTCCACTGTgtcctgcccacccccagcccagcactTTGTCCTAAAGCCGGTGCCTCTGCCCTGGAATGTGCTGGCCCCTTCGAGCGCTTTGCTAACTGAGCTTCcgtctctctcctcctctgcacagccctggggccCGGCTCCTGCTCTGGTGGTTTAGAGGAGTAAGCTGGTACGTGATGCCTTCACACGAGTGGCGGGGGCTCTGCGGGCGGCCTCTGCAGGATGCCAGAGAGAGGACCCCAGCCGctctccctctcctgctcccGCTGGGGTCTCCTTCCCATTTTCCGGGCTCCTTCCACATCCATGTCTTCTCCGGGCCCTGGATTCTGAATTCAGAGCTCTCCAGACACCGCTGCGGAGGTCCCCTGAGAGGTGGTCTTGGGGGTCCGATGTAGGCTTTTAGACCCAGAGGATACTCCGTCTGGACCAGGTGACCCAGTCAGGCTCTTGTAGCCTCGAGGGTCCCCAGGATCAGTGATTCAGCCCCCAGCTGAGACCCTGCTGTGGCTGACAACTAACCtatccctccacccacctctgGAACCTTCTGGAACCCCAGCACACTCTGATGTCTGTGAGGTGGTCTTATGAGGTTGTCTCCCCACCTGACAGGGAGGTGCCCTCTCCCCAGGCAACCCAAACACGTTTTTACAGGAGGCAGTCCCGAGAGTACCACCGGAATAGGCAGATGTGTCGGggacccccacccctccttcagGTGACATCAGCCCCTCCAGGAAGTCTGGTGATGAGAACCTGGTGCCTTGGTGGCCACACAGGCCTTGTCTTCCTTGAACCTTTCTTGTGACGAAGCTAACCCTCTACTGAAGTAGGACCCAGCACTGTTACAAGGGTGGTCCCAGCCTCAGCCATGGGAGATGCTGAGTTTTGCCATTTATGTAAAACTTCCAGAAATAGGGAGCAGGTCTGACTCAGCCACCGAGAACTGCATGGCAGAGCCGGCTTCCCGTGAAGAGACCCTTCACAGAGTCGCCAAGTGTCCGTCACAGGCTGTGGGGGGCTGCTTGGTTTGCCATTTGAAGCTGCCCTGGAGCCCTGCGTGCAGGTGGTGGGCGGCCCTGGAGGTGTGCCGctccccctgctccctccccgctCCACCAGGGACCGGCCCCTCCCAGCACCCTGTGAGTGCCGCATGGAGTTGACAGGAAAGGCCTCTGAGGAGGGCAGGCTGGGGCCCCTGCTGGGTGCACCCAGGTCCCAGCCGCTCCCCTCTGCCTGCGTTGGCTGAGTTCCAGCCCCTATTCCAGGGGTAAAATCGCTGCAGAACCGCAGCTGGTCAGAGCCCAGGAGCATGAGTGCCAGCAGCCCCAGGCACCCCATTGCCTTCAGTTCCAGGGCTGTGGTTCTGTTGCTGGCACCCAGGGGTGATCTGCTTTAAGACGGACAGGCTGGCTCACTCTGGCCACATGGCAGGGCTGCTGGTGGGAACCCAGAGCCTGGCGGTAAAGGGAGCAGTGAGGCCAGACAGTTAAGCCAAACATGACCCTCTCTCTTTCCCATTGCAGGATGGTCCACCTCCATGGAGACGCCCCGCAGCCTCCACGCCACTGGGCCCCCTCGGCCTCCACTTGGTGGCCCCAGTCCTGACCCCAGGGTCACTGAGCTGACCCCACTCTGAGAGCCTGGCCAGGCTGGCAGCATGGAGCCCTCAGCTCCTCAGACTTTGCCAAGAGGTTGCCCGGACTCCAGGGTGACCTCTGGCCTCTCCTGTCTGCACGCCCTGCATGGTCACTGGCTCCAAGGGGCCACGTGACCCTTGATTGAAGAGCACAGTTGACTGTCCCCTCTGACAACCCCCGTTTTCTACGGTTGACATGTTTGTAAATGGTACAAGATGAAGGACGGTGGTTTCCTGTCCCGGGAGCTGAGCGCGCCAGGATCTCTCCCCAAATGTCCTGCCCACATGCAGCCTGGATGAGCCTCACCCAGCCCGGGGGGTAGATGCTCAAGAACTCAGCAAACCTGAAAGTTTATTGGCAGGTGAAGTGCTATCTTCCCAGGCAgtgccggggtgggggggccttgTGGGAGGGAAGGAAGTGGGGTCCGAGTCTCAGTCAATGAAGGAAATAgtgcctgtcccctccccatgTGCTCggactccctccctctcccccctccccctctcccagcccagcaCCCTGCCAGGCCAAGAGGCAGCGAGGCAGGTGGGGTCTGGCTGTTGTCAGCGGTTGTGTCCAGGggcccctctctgagccccacacCTTCTCAGAGGCAGCTTTGCCCATATTGGACCCTTGGGGTGGGGGGCCCCACTTGGCgctgctgcccacctgcccacccgCCTCAGGAGGGCCTGAGTGGCTCTCAGCTCCCTCTCTAACGGCACTTCACATTTCTCTCTGATGTGTTCTGTTTGGGGTTTCTGCATTCTGACCTGCCTGGGGACAAGGGTCCCAtccgtgttttgttttttttttaagataaacctTCTGGGCAGCAGAAGGGCAGGGGGGACACTTGGCCCTGATGCCCCCAGGCGAGAGTGGCCCCAGGAGGACCTTGAGCCCGGTGGGTGGGTCTGCAGCTCCTGGGGTGCgaccgctttcctggcaggagggagaCGGGCCCACTTCCCAAGGAGCTGCCCTGGGCAAGACGGTTCTGGGGTGGCCAGCAGCACAGCCGGAGGCCCGTTGAGTGGGAGACTCGGGGGTGGACGACTCCTCTTCTCTCCAGTTGagcctgtgagcagaggccacactcggggcagcctgccctggctgctggctccctgcctcccctcccttcccacccaccatgTGTCCCTGGGTGCACGGGTGCCAGTGCACGCACACgtgcgtgtgtacacacacacacacatgtgcgcgcgcgcacacacacacggtgaccacttccctctcctcacccctCCACAGCAGCCAATGCCCTGGCCTCTCACTAACGGTATTGGTGCCAGTAACTCTGAAGGACGGGACGCAGACTGGCCTGTCTTGGACTTACATGTGCTATCATTTGATGTACTCTGATTGGCTAGTTTTTGTTCGTTTTTAACTGTATATTTATAGTAATAAAATCATGCAGCAATACCCTGTCCAATCCTTCGTCTGTGCATAGCACCACAAGACCGAGGCTGCTTCTTGGTTGGGAGGCAGGACAGCTGAGTGGTGGCGGCTCTGACACCCTCATGGCAGTGCACGCACCCCCTTGTGGCTGTAGCCTCCGTTACCTCGCATGTAAGATGTCGGTGACCCACGACTTCCAGCAAGGCGTGAGGACTGCTGGTTATTACTCTTGTGGTCATTGTCATGATGTTCATTGTTGGGTTGGAGCAAAAGGGAGGCACCCTTGGGACTTGACTGTGTGTCCTGAGCAGGTGGGAGAGCCCCGGGCCTCCAGGTGTGTGAGTCGCTGCAGCCACATTACCTGCATCCCACTGCTGTaaactgagtgcctgctgtgccTGCAGAAGGCAAAATGGGCAAGGCGCCTGGGTGTCCTGGTCAGTGAGACACCACACAGGTAATCCATGTCTCCCCAGGTCTCGTTACTGTTAAGAAGAGTCAGCAGGTAATGAGACAAAGTTAATTTAACCTGTGGTTGGGGAGGGCTTCTCTGAGACTTTTTGGTTGAGCCCTGAAGGATGCTAAGGAGCTGgcccagcaagtgcaaaggcccagaagCAGGAGTGGGCCTAGTGTGTCCACCAAGTAGCTGAAGCATCAAGAGTCGGAGGTGGTGGGGTGGAGACACCCTGTGGGGGCAGGCAGAGTTTTAGTCTAGGAACAATCACAGGTTTCCAAGCAAAGGAGCAACTTTCTCCAGCTGTCACGTGAGGAACGGATTGGCAGGACAGGACAGGTTTGGCTGCCAGGATGCTGGAGCCCAGCCAGGGCCCTCTGCTTGGCCTGAGCTCCCCTGCCTGGTGAGTAGGGAAAGGCTGGCACCCAGAATGCCCACTGCAGCACTGTTCGAACCACTGCTGGCCAGCGGGGCCCCTAGCTCTGTGGTAGACATCGTTTCAAGCAGCCTCCTTCGGTTCCCCCAGTGCAGGCACTTAAGGGTGGAGCCAGTGTTCTAAGCCAACTTGTCCTACGTCAGGGAAGGCCTGCCATCCTCGCTGGTGCCTGGGTCTGGCATGTCCCGGTGTGGGAGAAGGGCGTTTAGTGCCACATGGGTTCTTGCATGGGCTACACTGGCTCTTCCTCCTCACTGTCCCCAAATGACCCAGCTCCCTTATTAATAATGTCTGTGAGCTGGAGGCAGGGTCCTTTCTGAATGAACCCTTCCCCTTGCTGACCTCCCCGGAATCTGGCTTCCCCCTGCCAGCTGTGGTTGCCCCAActgagccctgacccctggcagaGAGCCACGGTGGGGGAAAGGCTACCTCTGGGTCCTTACTCCCCGTGGACAGAACATTGACTTTCCTGATAGAGCACCACCTTGGACCCGTAAGTGAGCTTCTGGCAGATCCTACCAACCCTTGCCTGCCTTCTGCCCCTCTCGCCTCCTGCTCGGTCCCACTTAGGGCACCCTTCCCTGTGCCACAGAGCTTACCCTCACAGCACCACTCTCCCAAGGGGCTGGTGCATGAGTGGCACCAGAACAGGATTCAGGGAGCAGCCGCACTACTCTCCCTCGGACAGTTTCTGATGCTTTCGAGCCCCACAACTTCATTCCCCTGTACAGAAGCCGGGTAAGTACCTCATGCCCCCTTTCCTGGAAGCTTTCTGCTGCGGACATTGGGTAGGAGATGGTGGGACTCTAGGGTGGGATCCTGGTTCTCACAAACTGCTGGATGCCCTCAGGCAAGTCTTGTTCGTCTCAGTGCCGAGTCCGTTCTTGGCTCCCGCCAAGTGGGCTGTCGCATTGCATCCTGGCTCCTGTAGTTTTAGGGAATGGTGGGCGGGGCCCGCTCGAGGCGCGCGGCTATTGGGTGGACGGCTGGGGCACGCACCGCCTTTCCCTTTGCGCACGCACCTTCCGCCTTGCAACGACGCGTCGGAGGGCGGCGTTAAGCTGTGCCCTGATACACGCCAGCGATTGGTGGAGAGGCGGGGCTCTGGTGCGAAGCTGCCCGAGGATTGGCCAGGCGCGGTGGAGGCGGGCCCGCGCATGCACTTAAGAGGCGGCGCTGGGGCAGCACTGGGTACTGGCAAGATGTCGACAGCAGCGGTCCCTGAGTTGAAGCAGATAAGCAGAGTGGAGGCGATGCGCCTGGGGCCAGGCTGGAGCCACTCGTGCCACGCCATGCTGTATGCTGCAAACCCCGGGCAGCTCTTTGGCCGCATCCCCATGCGCTTCTCGGTGCTGGTGAGGACATAGGCAGGCGGGCTGGCGGGGACTGGGCGCCACTCGGGCCCGCGTCCGTGACCTGGAGCTCTCTTGCAGATGCAGATGCGTTTCGACGGGCTGCTGGGCTTCCCCGGGGGATTCGTGGACCGGCGCTTCTGGTCGCTGGAGGACGGACTGAACCGAGttctgggcctgggcctgggctgcCTGCGCCTCACAGAGGCCGACTACTTGAGCTCGCACCTGACCGAGGGCCCGCACCGCGTCGTGGCGCACCTGTACGCGCGGCAGCTGACCCTGGAACAGCTGCACGCCGTGGAGATCAGTGCGGTGCACTCGCGCGACCACGGCCTGGAGGTGGGGCCGCCGCCCgggccccgccccccaccccggggttTGGCTCTGGCCCCGCGGAAGGCACCGATGGGTAACACGCCCCCTTGAGGGTCCACCAACCGGGCTGGGAGGGGTGTCGCTGTCTCCAGCATCGGGTTGGGTAGAGGGGCTAGGGATCCGGGTTGGGTGGGAGTCAGGGGTCGGGTCAAGGGCTTCCTCGGGGCTGTGTTCCATCTGCCTTGCTGCCTGCCATTGCCAATcctgggagtggggagtgggatCAGAGGGAGGATGGAAAGGGGCGGTGCCTACTCGGGAGGTGGGACACTTAAGAGCAAAAAGAGGATCTTGCAGGTCTGGGTTCATGAACCAGGTCCTACGGTGAGGGAGATGAAGGCTTTTTGCCTGGGGGTTTTAGTCTGGAAGGGCTAGGAGTGACACTTGGGGTGTTTAGGATTACCAGGTGTAAGAGGGAGCATGGGGTGTGGACTGGGGGGCTTCCTGCCAGCGGATGGGGACTGGGACTAGAGGGTGGGATGGAGGTGCATGGGGGTGGCCTTGAAAGTTGCCTGGGGAGAAGTGGGGCTGTACTGCTCTgagagagctggctggcttctgcCTCATCTGACCCTGCCCGGGTGTCCCATTTTGTCCTTGAGAACCTGGCTGTCTTTCCCCTGGCCTAGCAGCTCAAAAGCCTCCCCTCCTGCCAGGGTCATGTTATCCTGGGGCCTGGCCCCAACCCTGGTCTCCTCTCCATGCAGGTGCTGGGGCTCGTGCGGGTCCCACTGTACACCCAGAAGGACCGAGTCGGTGGCTTTCCCAACTTCCTGAGTAATGCTTTCATCAGCACAGCCAAGTACCAGCTCCTCTTTGCCCTCAAGGTGCTCAACATGATGCCTGAGGAGAAGCTGGCTGAGGCCTTGGCTGCGGCCACGGAGAAGCAGAAGAAAGCCCTAGAGAAGCTGCTCCCATCTTCCTCCTGAGGTTGCGCTGTGCGTCCTGTCGTCCTCCCTCTGCTTGTTCCCAAGGGCTGAGGCTGGGCCCTCACTTCCAGTGGGAGTGTATCTTCCATCATGTTTCTGTGTTTGCCCCATTCTGTGTGGGGGAGTGCGCATCCTGTCACCTCCACTGACCTCAGCAGTTACTGGGTGGTGGCCTGGGTGCGCCCACTCAAACTCTCCTTTCATCATGGGCTGTGGAGCCCCGGGTATGGCCCGATTGCTCAAGGGGATAAGTGCACAGGCACTTGGACCCTGGAGAAGCT is a window of Vicugna pacos chromosome 18, VicPac4, whole genome shotgun sequence DNA encoding:
- the NUDT16L1 gene encoding tudor-interacting repair regulator protein isoform X1; translation: MHLRGGAGAALGTGKMSTAAVPELKQISRVEAMRLGPGWSHSCHAMLYAANPGQLFGRIPMRFSVLMQMRFDGLLGFPGGFVDRRFWSLEDGLNRVLGLGLGCLRLTEADYLSSHLTEGPHRVVAHLYARQLTLEQLHAVEISAVHSRDHGLEVLGLVRVPLYTQKDRVGGFPNFLSNAFISTAKYQLLFALKVLNMMPEEKLAEALAAATEKQKKALEKLLPSSS
- the NUDT16L1 gene encoding tudor-interacting repair regulator protein isoform X2, with translation MHLRGGAGAALGTGKMSTAAVPELKQISRVEAMRLGPGWSHSCHAMLYAANPGQLFGRIPMRFSVLMQMRFDGLLGFPGGFVDRRFWSLEDGLNRVLGLGLGCLRLTEADYLSSHLTEGPHRVVAHLYARQLTLEQLHAVEISAVHSRDHGLEVLNMMPEEKLAEALAAATEKQKKALEKLLPSSS